The DNA region GTGTTCTGGTGGGATGTAATGGACGCATCGGGTGATATGTACACCACGAACATGCGACAATTCAGTGAATAATAGAATGATACAATAACATGACTGGCAGTATTACGCCCTAGGGGAAAGCACCCATTTGTAAATGAACCTGTAAGCTAACGTAACCCCGTTCAAAGTTCTAAAACAAAACtgaatggaaaatatacatatatggaaATATTTCACCAGGTTGCTCACAGCACCTCAAGCCCCAAGCCCCCTTGACCCATTTGGCATTTTATGAATGAATTGTACGATATACGAGGCCCTAGTAAAAGCTTTCGGTACAAAAACACCGCGTTCAAGTGACGTACGTCACatcaaaacaaacacaaaccGCGATATGGATTTGGATCGGCATATCTGCCGGCGCCAGTGGAAAAGAGAAAGAGAGCGGCCCGTCAGATTGGATCGCATGAATCACTTGCCCAAAAGCGTTCTCTCCTCAGCTATGAAATCAGAAGCGTTTCCAGGAAGTCCGCGGAActcaaacaaatttaaaagtaattgCAAGCTGATATGAACGAAATCTAAAAACGTCACCGTAATAAGCACGTCAATTTGATTATACTTTGATTTACAAATAAATTACCATGCATtcaaaagttatttttattaagaaatGGTTTTAACTGAGCGTGtatgtatacatataaaaaCGATTTTTAATATAATCTGTTGTAAACCATCTCGGCGATTGCTATTATCTTGCATATAGATTCAAAGATCAAATATTCTtgatgtatttcttttttgtgcTTTAGTGATACcaaaaatatcataaaaacATACACAAGTAAATAAACTTCGGCTACTGTGTGCATATGTAATATAATCTTTTGTATAGATCATCAGATCATtgggtaaatatttatttgaaagCTTTTAGAAAAACACATTAGTTATTTTCTTCTGTGTGATTTTAGCAAGGCGACCTGTTGCCAAAAAATATCAGAAGAGATGTGCACCCATATAGTCAACTGTATCAATGGGCCACAGACAACTAACGACTCATGCCCGATTTCCCAGAAAGATGACGCGGCAAAAGCGAGAAAAACGAATCCGAATGGGAGGGGAATCAATGAATGAATTTTCGTTGGCCGCCAAACGACCTTACCCCGAGCACCACCCCCTCCGGCCCACGCAAGGCCTGGGGAACTCCGACGGCTTCCCAGCGGTGATCGGGTCCGATGTGTGTGCTCTATGGAGGAGTGACTCATGCGGAGTACGCCGGTTCCACGACGTCATGCCTAAGGTTGTTATTTGCGAACGATAAGCGGGCTCTCGAAAGAGCGAAAGCTCCCGAACCGAAAGCAAACTGGTCCCGACCCCATGGCCCCCCTTGTATTCAGTTCAGCCAGTCGATCATGGGGCAGCCAAATCTGCGAGAGAGCCGAAAGCTCCCGACTTCGTCACCGCTTTATCACAGTCCGCCGGTGCTGATCATTAGTTCGTCACACATCGATCGGTGCGGACGCTCCGTGGAGCAAAGATCAGCGATTTAGAGGGATCTACGGCGTTACTTTTAACCCCATTCGAGATCGAGTTCTGTAATCGGTCAATCCAATAACGGTTATTAAAAGTTTCCTATCGCTAACTTTCCGCGAAAGATTTCCGCGATTTGCGGCACGTGGAAAGCCGACAGCCGACTCCAGTTGTTTGGCCAGCAGGTGAAATACCTTGGCTACCCCTCGGGTGAATCATCCAGCCAAACATCCTAAATCCGTTTCGTTTTCCACGATCAACCGGTTGCAGGCGATTAATTCGAAATTACTAAAGTGAAATTCTCGGAATATTATGAGTAAATGGTATTGATTTTATAGTGCAAACAGTCGCCAAAAATCATAAACCCGGTTCAAGCCCCCAAATTAATGGTGCAATAAAGTGTAATTACCACAGGACCGAAGTGCTTttacttaaacaaataaaatgagTTTAATTTATAGACAAACTGAAGAATATAATGTCAAACAccagtaaaaacaaaaagctaCCAACAAACTGGAGCTGATAGGGATTACATAGTTTTCAAGGAAGGGAACCCGAATATCCCGAATTTAATGGCCATTCTGCAGAAGGGCCACCTTAGCCACAGCCAAATCCCAATCCACATCCAGACGATTTGGTGCCAACAGAGGCCACTTGATGCCATGCACCAGGATGTCCGGCAAAAAAGCATCGGATCCGGAAACGGGGCCCAACTGGAAGCGAAGGAGAAGAAAATGAATCCAAATGCCGGAGCTGAGGAGAGCTCTTCCAGCAGGAGAAGAAGCAGAAGGCGGTGCAGGAGCAGTTCCACCAGTGACACCAGTGAATCCTCAGAGTCCTCGGATTCCGGGTCCtcctccagcagcagcagcaatagcCATAGAAGCCAAACACCCGCCCTCAATTTGCCAGTGCCGGTCCCTCTGGACACGGACAATCCCTCACCCCAGCCGCCTCCATCATCTCGAAGGAACTCCAACGATTACAATCGCTCCGTCTCGCCGGTGGAAGTGCCCGTGGATCCGCATGCCTGGTCCTCCGAGGACATTGCCAGCTGGGTGAAGTGGGCGACGCGGAAATTCCAACTGGATCCAAAGCCGGATGTGGAGCGGTTTCCCAAGGACGCCCAGGAGCTGTGCGAGCTGACCCGCGCCGACTTTTGGGTCTGTGCGGGATCCAGGCGCGGCGGCATGCTCATGGCCCAGCACTTCGCGCTGAGCTTATACCACGCTACCGGACGGGAGACGAGTCCCATGCTCAACGACAACGAACCAAGTGAGTGTACCTATAGGAATATTTTATATGCTTTTTAAGGGAAAGGATATTTTCCAATCTCAAAACAGGATTTGGGGGTCCTATATATCCTATATCTAAGAGAGTGTTGCATATCCCAAAGTCATTTAGAAAATTAACCAGTTTTTAATAATTAGTTCCTTATAATGTTCAGACTAGTTACAAAGGTCACGAAAATAATGATGATTGATCTgttttttaatcaaaacatGAAACACTTAGGAGCTACTTACATTCCTGTGATTATATTTGATACCTtctaaaaatgtaaacactttaaacaaaaaataacacACTTTGTACTCGTGTCCACAAAGCATTTACAAAtcagattttaatttttatcttTAACCATTCAAATTGGTAACTACCAGTAGAGCATCAtacttttatttaatattgtgaGTCACTTTCCATACATGTTTTGTGGAACGGATTTTTTGTGATAAAATACGATTTCTTGGAATTAtatttaacatattttttgaTAACCCTTCAGTTAATCAAGTTACTCTCAAGCCCTATCCACTGCCCAGATGAAGTGACCAAACAACAGGGCTAATCTCGGACCACATAAATCTGAAGTCCAGAAATCTCTGGATTGATCTGCTTGGTAATTGGGTTCACGTGCTATTCCCAGTGGGACGATTCCCAGACGCTCGAATCCTTTGTGGTCAGGCATCAATTGAATCCTTTTCTGACCTCCACCGGCGGCCAAACGGCAACTGATTAAGATGCTGGCTGGCTGATAGGGTCGTTACTTATGTGTTTCATTGATTGTTTTCCCACTTTCCACACTCCTTAATACGGCCCCTTATTTAATGTGTGCGATAAGGAGGAAAAGTTCCCGAGGTATGGGAAAATCCCCCTGCCAGTGAACCACCTTTTAATTACCTTTTCCCTGACTTTTCCAACTCCATAAACGTAAATCGCTTGGGAAAATCTCTTCGCGACAGCAGCAAAGTATGCAACACTTTTCCAGTTATTAACTGGTGATGATTGGGGCGGGAAGTCGAAAGGGGCGGGGCTGGTCCTGGCGGGCGGTCGCGTCAAGTGATGAACTTAATAATAAACGATGTAAATATGATAATTTCTCCCAGGATGTGGCATctaataataaaatcaaagtAATCCCATGCCAGCGACAAAAGTCGCCGAGTCAAGTTCCAGTGGGTGGTGGGGGAAGGTGGGTGGCTTGGGTGTTTTTCTGGGTGGTTTGTCACTGACAAGAGCGCTGCGGGTGGTCAGCTCCTGGGCACAGGAAAATATTCATTCGTCGCATCCTTCCTGTGGCAGGAAGAGCGGCTGAAAAGCGGAGGAAAGCCTCATGATTTGGGTCTGGCATGCGTTGGTGGGTGGGCTATAGCTATCTATATAGCTGCCTTGATCCCGAGAGCAGGCAACGTCGatttaattgatttgttttttatgCCAACGAGGATTACGCGTCGTCGCCGTCACGCAGATTACATTTGTTGTGGGCTCCGGTTGTTGTTCCCACGTCTGAGTCACCGTCCCTGTAGCGAAAACTATGCGGTGTAAATGGAATTCCAGCGAAAAGAAAAACCTACCTTAACGTCAATAAACGCAGCCATTATCTATAGAATTTCTGAAGaactcaaaaatattttccaacgCAAGCAAAAATTGTTTGCAAAATATCTTTCTATTTTCGTTTTGGTGAAGTCCCCTgacattttataaataaccAAGTGATTCGTAATGGGTATTTAATAGtcggaaaatgggaaaaagaaGCAGTTGTTTATTGTGTGCTTTTCGGTGGGCGTAGTAGGCGGTGGTTGAGTGGCTGCACGTGGCCTCTGACTTTCGTGACTCCTCCGGCAAATGCCGAAGCAGCATTTACCCCCAGCTGCGCAGGTGAACCGTAATCCTTGCCGGAGCGCGAGGAGCTCCAAGGATGCTCGGCAGAGAGACCATCCGTTCGGTGATAAGGAGCAGAATCCGGCCAGCGCTTCTGACTGAGATTTCAGTTGCCAACTAGCCCTCGTCCTAAACGGTTCACACGCTCCctggaaaaatataaaaccacGTTTAAATTCAAGAAGTATAGTTCgattaaaaaaagaaactaattaaattaaacaaattttaatcggaaacaaatcatttttataaaatctatATCATTTTAAAGTCCAAATTGATCACTTAAACGTTTTAAATAATTCCAAAAATGTCAAACCCCCTCTATAATTCTAAAAAGCTTAGCAAAAATAgtgaacatttttaaacaaggattttattaacatttttatgtcacgaatatattattaaacatAAATCAATATTAACTAAGAAAGGGAATCAAGTGATAAGTTCAGCATCAGCCGGCGGGTAAAATTCTGAAAAAGACTTTTTTAAAAGATCCACCATGAGCGTCAGCGTGGATGTGGGCGTAATGTGGCGCCTGTCCGAGGATTTCAACCGGCGTTTCGGCCTCCGGATGCAGCCGGCACCGCCAGTTGGCCAGCATCCCCATCCGCACCACGGTGCCGTGCACCACCactaccaccaccaccaccagcaccaccaacATCCGCACACCTCGATGATCTTCAATGGTAAGAGAGCCGCTCATATGGCCGAAAATTCATCGGAATTTCCGCTGAGACGGGCCGAAAATCGAAGAGAATTGCGTAAATGAACGGCGGCGAGGTTTCTCAATGGCAACCACTCGATCTCCGGCATTTCCGGCGAGCGGTGCGCCTAGAAATATGAATGAATGGGCTCGGGATGGACGGTATGGTAGGTCGTGGGTCCAACGGTCTGATATTGTCTAGAAGTGAGAACTCAGTCTCTTGGCCGCGGCGTTGCTTGATCAACGCTGAGTCACCTTGGTTATGGCACTTTCGTGCTTTTGCAGCGGCACTTTGAGGGGTTTTCCCCGTGGAGGTTCACCGACTACGGGATGTGGGAATGTCCCCATGGCCAATAGCAAATAAAATGTACCCTGGTTAACTGGCACCTACACCTGAAGGAGATTTGCTATTGTTGGTGATCTTACATAagttaatttatatatttttcctgTAATGGTTTAGTAAATGGTTAATCACGTACCTCCATACCAACTTTAACCATTTTAGGATTACAagtgaaatctttaaaaatattaaaataaaatataattatttatttaaattacaagaaaaagaatttatttgtAAGGTTTATCAGTATTCGTCAAAACTTATATAAAATCCATATCTTAATAAATTTTTGTGTTccaatttttattctgattttTTGGTAGAaaacaataatatttaatttattgaaaatatttcatttgtatTCGACGAATACTTTCTTTTCTTATACAATACTTTTAACGGATATAGATCTTTGTCTTTGATAAGACCAGTTTTTTCACTGGCTCAAAACTGTAATGCGTTAATAAGGAATATAAGAAATTGGATTGTTTCAGCaaagttaaaaaaatcgtttgttatgttcttatttattttacagatagcaatataaaatttaatagagCATGCCGTTCCAAGTTGTTTTGTATAATGGTTTTTCTCGGCGTGTAGTGTGATCCAGGATTTATGTCCGTTTGCGGTTGATTTTCTGTGAATCCGCGCTGGCTTATGGCATTCAGCTCCACTTGGCACTCTTGCCACGTCGTCGTCCCTTCCCCGCCAGAAAATCTTGTTTGGCCGGGTTGGTTTTCTCTCCTCTCGCTCGCTCTCTCTGCCCACATATCTTGGTGTCTCTGCTGCCagagtatctgtatctgtatctgtagctGGGGGCTATGGGGGTCTGTGTCTGCGTACTCGCCACTAACGCCACCTCCGCTCTCTTTCAGATCCGTATCAGCTGCTGAACGCTGCCTCGCACCGATTGGTCGCCCAGGGCTCAGGGGGCCAGATACAGCTGTGGCAGTTTCTGCTGGAGCTGCTCGCCGATTCGTCCAACGCCGCCGCCATCAGCTGGGAGGGCCAATCGGGGGAGTTCCGGCTCATCGACCCCGACGAGGTGGCCAGGCGGTGGGGCGAGAGGAAGGCCAAGCCCAACATGAACTACGACAAGCTGAGCCGGGCTCTCAGGTGAGTCTATGCCTAGTCTATATGCACTTGGTTTACCCTACGAAATGTACACGGTTTAATTacaaataattacaatttgaTTGGAAATTTATTGGACATACTCAAAGTGATAAATAAAGGCCTACTTCAAAATTGGGATCCAATAACTCGAATTATCCATTAAAGAAAAAcaccattggaaatacggaaatgGGCAAAAACTGTGTCcctttcttaaattaaatatttaaatgaagaatattagagaattaaACCACAAACTCATGGAGGTATTCCACAATCGGGATACAATACCTCGAGTTATGCAATAAAGAAGTGCAGTGTCCATTCTGAACACTATtggaaattttgaaaaatccaacgTGAAAATTGGCAAGAATTTCGAACCtctcttaaattaaatatttaaatgaagaatattagagaattaagccacaaactcatagaggtatcccttaaaaatcgggatccaataacTCGAGTTATGCGTTaaagaagtgcagttttgggttcccattttGAACACcgttggaaatacggaaaaatcgaacaagAAAATGTGCATAAATTTAGAACCTCtcttaaaacaaatatttgaatgtagaatattagagaattaaaccacaaactcatagaggtatcccacttcaaaatcgggatACAATAACTCGAGTTATGGAATGTAGTAGTGTAGTTTTGGGGATCCACTCTAAAAGCCATACGAAATACGTGAAAAATCGAACACGAAAGtaggcaaacattttttaccTCTTTCAAAGAAAACTTTTAACTTTAATATTGTTATAAACGAtacataaaaattaattttccaaaattgtctataaaataatctttttaGCATACagggttttaaaatatatgattaaaatataaatttaaaaaattcttatgCTTTCAAAAGTCAAAAGAGATCTTAAATCCCGATTTTGTTCAATATACAGGTACTACTACGACAAGAACATCATGACCAAAGTGCCCGGCAAGCGGTACGCCTACAAGTTCGACTTCCATGGGCTGATGGCCGCCTGCCAGGCCCAGGCGCAGGGAGGAGATCCGGCGGCCAGTATGCTAGGTTCCTACAACCACCACGGAGGTGGGGCGATGCAGTTGGCCCGTCACCCGCCGCCGCTGCACCACCACCCCCACCAGCACTCTCATCCGCACCACCAGCTGGCCCAGCCGCACTTCCTGCACCCCCACCATTCATCGCCCGCCTCCACCAGCTCCAGCTTGGGATTCCCCTCCTCCTCGACGGCCTCCTCGCAAGCCTCACCCGGCCAGGTGCCAGGTGCCTCCGGTTCCGCCTCCACTTCGAATTTCACAGCTCCATTCCAAGGCGGGACAGCAGCCGGCGACCCGGCCAGGACATCCTCGTCCTCAGCGGGAAACTACGACCAGGGCACGGGCACTCCCACCACAAATGCATTTAATTGAGGCCGCAGCAACCTCAATTTGTCGCCGGGGTTGTGAGTTCCGATGGGTCAGGAGGATGGAGGTTGGAGGATGCGCAGGGACCACCCATTGCGCAAAGAGAGAGCGGAGAGCCAAGCCAACATCCCAGGAATCCCAACCATCCCACCACCCTTCGAGGGTCAGACCTCTGGCCGTAAAAAGGTCATTTCGCATAATTCCAGCTACTTTGGGTTAATTGAGGAATTGTGATAACCTGGAGCATCATCGCAGAGCAATACTCGGAAACGAGAGCCAATTTGTTACTTAGCCTGTTATCCTTCGCTTCTAGTTGTAAGCAGACATTCGGCAGAGGTCCTTTATTCCAAACGGGTCTCATCATTAAATAATTCTAAGTTCGCACACTCAGTAAATACATGAAATCGAAAATGCAAAATTGGTTCAGACGGCACCCACACCTTGACTCAGATCGTCCGGTGGCTCTAGAagattaaatataatttcgGGATTACTTGACAACGACCTTATTCAAGGTGGGGGTGTATCTGGTTTGGCTTAGGACAGGCTAGACGGCACAGCAGATGGCCAGGACGAGGAAGGCCAAGCTGAAGACCACGAAGAAAATACGGTCCACAGCGGTGGCGAGCAGTGCCCAGTCGAACTGGTTGGCCTTGGAGCCCGGCGCCTCGGTGGGATTGATGCCCAGCGGACTGGTCGCGTCCTGCTCGTCGGGATTGTCGTACAGGTGCTCGTCCATCTCCTTGGTCTTCTCCGCCTCCGCCCCACCCGTGGTGCTGAACTGGGAGAGGAGCAGCCAGGTGCCCAGGTTGCCGTGGAGCAGCTTCCTCAGCGCCTCCGGCAGGCGCCTCTTGTGCTTGGCGGTGGCCAGGTAAAGGACCAGCACCTCGATGATCGTGGACACGCTCAAGAACAGCAGGGTAGTGCTATAGAAGAGCACTGAAATTAGATTTAACAGTGTATCTAGTAAGTATCTCTACTCATTCCATCTTAACAAATCCTTTAATTGTTGAAATGAATTGTGAGAAGGGGATGGGACTTGATACTGGTTGTATCCTCTTGAAACCCGAAGTCTAAAGATGGATTAAAACGAATGGTAATGGAATCTAACTTTGGAAAAGCACAGCAGTACAACAAGGGCTCCTAACAGCAAACTAGTTATAAACGATGCAGCGGCACCTCTCTAGAAGCTAGGACTCACCCACTAGCGGCGTGTTGTTGGATAGCACGGGTAGCAGTTGGGCGAAGTACATCAGGAAGGCGGCGATCACAATAATAAGCAGGCCGTTTATCATGATCTTCTCGCCTCCCATATGCGGTGGCAGCCAGAAGGCGGACAGGGCCAGGATGACGATGCAGGAAGCGGGCGTGTAGATGACGGCAGTGTACATCGAAGATCGGCGCTGAGAGGaatgaataaatgtaattgATCCTAAGGCTCTGATGTTTTTCTTACCTTTGCAACCAGAGTGTACTCCATATAGCCGTTGTAGTCCTGACTCACGAACTCCGCCCTGGAGTCCACGATCTCCCACTCAGGCGACTGCACCAGGTCGTCGTGGTCCAGGGACTTGTCCTTCCCCGTGCTGTTGTCCGGCAGGATGACCTTTAAGCCCCAGGAGCCGATCTTCAGCTTGCAGGTCTGCTTGTCGTGCGGCCAATTCAGCATGTTGAGATCGCAGTAGGCCGTGTACAGGGCTGGCGGCATCCGCCGGAAGTGTCCGTCGTGGGTGAGGGTCACCTGGGTGTCCGCCAATAAGCCACCCTCGTCGCCGTTGAAGAGCGTGATCTGCGGCGTCCAAACCTCGCTGGCCCGCAAAGTGATCTCCGTGATGTTTTCGTACTCCGATGGTTGCCACACGCGCTGCTCATCTCTCCATCGCTAAGGATTACAGGGATTAAAGAATATAGCGCTTACTGATTGTGAGCTATACcgaatttcaaaaattatatttttaacttaaatataaTACTTCCTAAAGTCATATTCCAACGGATTCCTCGTATTTATAAAAACACAATAcccaaaaattattaaaacgaTAGCGTTCCCATAGCCCGACATTTTTTGCCGAAACGGAATGTTATCAAGTGTATGTGAACTtgaggaaaaaacaaaaacttatcTTGTTTTCTGAGCAATGCAGGGAGAGGACCGACTTACGATATTCAGCCAGCAGTGGGTGGTCATTTTGCCGTTCAACTCATCGATGTCTATGTAGTTGATCACCATTCCGAGGGAGACGTTTGTGGGAGATCCTTGGAACTGGGGCTGCACATCGGTGTCGTAGTTGAAGAACAGTCCTGCGTGGAGGCGATCCGAGGCCTTGACATTGCCCTTCTTTGGCTCCGAGTCAGCTGGGGAGATTCGGATTCATTCATCAGTGGCTtatgcaactgcaactggGCCACAAACACTTACAAGTGGCGCCTGGCACGGAAGCCGAAACCATGAATAGTATCCCCATTAGCATCTGCAGTAGTCCAGGACCGGAAATCAGTGGGTTTATCTTGGGAGTCGTCGTCATTGTAAAGACCGGTCGCGATTTTAGAGCAGTATCCAATATCCAATGCTTGCCTCTCGGAATCTGAAAGGGAACTGAGCTCAGCTTGCGGCTTGGCACATGGCCGAGGCTCCATTATCAACGGACTcctctgccgacgtcgctgATAACATAGCATCCCGCATATTTTTGCGTGGGAGGCCCTATTGTATCTAAGTTTGGAGAGGAATGAAAAGTAACTTATTATGatactaatattttaaaacataccgtagattttataaatatcttcAGATTGTGTCATATATTGTAAAAGCTTTTAAGGGCTTTAATATGTTAGCATATAGGAAAGAAGAGTCCTCCGTTTACTCCGTTTTGTTTA from Drosophila subpulchrella strain 33 F10 #4 breed RU33 chromosome 2L, RU_Dsub_v1.1 Primary Assembly, whole genome shotgun sequence includes:
- the LOC119547903 gene encoding neuronal acetylcholine receptor subunit alpha-4 codes for the protein MTTTPKINPLISGPGLLQMLMGILFMVSASVPGATSDSEPKKGNVKASDRLHAGLFFNYDTDVQPQFQGSPTNVSLGMVINYIDIDELNGKMTTHCWLNIRWRDEQRVWQPSEYENITEITLRASEVWTPQITLFNGDEGGLLADTQVTLTHDGHFRRMPPALYTAYCDLNMLNWPHDKQTCKLKIGSWGLKVILPDNSTGKDKSLDHDDLVQSPEWEIVDSRAEFVSQDYNGYMEYTLVAKRRSSMYTAVIYTPASCIVILALSAFWLPPHMGGEKIMINGLLIIVIAAFLMYFAQLLPVLSNNTPLVVLFYSTTLLFLSVSTIIEVLVLYLATAKHKRRLPEALRKLLHGNLGTWLLLSQFSTTGGAEAEKTKEMDEHLYDNPDEQDATSPLGINPTEAPGSKANQFDWALLATAVDRIFFVVFSLAFLVLAICCAV
- the LOC119547902 gene encoding DNA-binding protein D-ETS-6 isoform X1 encodes the protein MAILQKGHLSHSQIPIHIQTIWCQQRPLDAMHQDVRQKSIGSGNGAQLEAKEKKMNPNAGAEESSSSRRRSRRRCRSSSTSDTSESSESSDSGSSSSSSSNSHRSQTPALNLPVPVPLDTDNPSPQPPPSSRRNSNDYNRSVSPVEVPVDPHAWSSEDIASWVKWATRKFQLDPKPDVERFPKDAQELCELTRADFWVCAGSRRGGMLMAQHFALSLYHATGRETSPMLNDNEPNPYQLLNAASHRLVAQGSGGQIQLWQFLLELLADSSNAAAISWEGQSGEFRLIDPDEVARRWGERKAKPNMNYDKLSRALRYYYDKNIMTKVPGKRYAYKFDFHGLMAACQAQAQGGDPAASMLGSYNHHGGGAMQLARHPPPLHHHPHQHSHPHHQLAQPHFLHPHHSSPASTSSSLGFPSSSTASSQASPGQVPGASGSASTSNFTAPFQGGTAAGDPARTSSSSAGNYDQGTGTPTTNAFN
- the LOC119547902 gene encoding DNA-binding protein D-ETS-6 isoform X2, giving the protein MSVSVDVGVMWRLSEDFNRRFGLRMQPAPPVGQHPHPHHGAVHHHYHHHHQHHQHPHTSMIFNDPYQLLNAASHRLVAQGSGGQIQLWQFLLELLADSSNAAAISWEGQSGEFRLIDPDEVARRWGERKAKPNMNYDKLSRALRYYYDKNIMTKVPGKRYAYKFDFHGLMAACQAQAQGGDPAASMLGSYNHHGGGAMQLARHPPPLHHHPHQHSHPHHQLAQPHFLHPHHSSPASTSSSLGFPSSSTASSQASPGQVPGASGSASTSNFTAPFQGGTAAGDPARTSSSSAGNYDQGTGTPTTNAFN